From a single Bacillota bacterium genomic region:
- a CDS encoding HlyD family efflux transporter periplasmic adaptor subunit yields MNTGLKAGLRGKFYNVFSKKKLLIFILAIVVGVSGFFVVRGMVMKASAKDNIELRTAVARRGNISVTVTGSGPAASSSKKDVTASVSATFLKAYYKDGDEVKAGDLLFELDDSTYQANVRQIELNLSQARLTYEKVQKEIANLNMVAPFSGRVTSISVKEGDSVSSNTAVLTLIDESKLKITLPFRNTAIEKIQIGERASVYLKDTMEVVYGTVTYVEEKPYSMTNGGLACNVEITLDNPGALEEGIIASAQIETGGDAISSLESGTLVYINKTVMKAETSGTVKEIPVRDGQFVNSGTTLVVFENDELILNRESNSLKVNDLEKQLEEARKQLGNCKIYAPIDGVIIDQKELVEGDQVKIGEVLCSVINLNNIEFEISVDELDIPRIAVGQKVDVTVDAIAENSGQSFTGVVKKIASQGSTQGGVTTYPVTIEISDPKGIKEGMNCNASIFVIEKNNILYIPIEAVTNIGGRAMVFVRNDGQLQQSAVVPGDFMQGNQGNWGSRRGLQGSNQGSSQANNQGGSEASSQESNVEERSTDSRFANRIANQNPNQAFNSSDNQNDNQNDQNNVRSNNRTGEGASALMENFLRRNTTLDPRIADYYKDAVPVFIQTGVNNETYIEVVSGLQEGDEVILPPIFQSQNSSGSKTTNPMGGFGGFGGFGGGSTVVPGGTGGTGGRNFQVPNVRDNQGSGTRTN; encoded by the coding sequence GTGAATACAGGACTCAAAGCAGGTTTGAGAGGAAAATTTTATAACGTATTTTCAAAAAAGAAGCTTTTAATTTTTATACTGGCTATTGTAGTAGGAGTATCAGGCTTCTTTGTGGTGCGGGGGATGGTTATGAAAGCCTCGGCAAAAGATAACATTGAGTTGCGTACTGCTGTAGCCAGAAGAGGCAACATTAGTGTTACAGTTACGGGGTCGGGACCAGCTGCGTCTTCATCTAAAAAGGATGTTACTGCCAGTGTTAGCGCAACTTTTCTTAAAGCCTATTATAAGGATGGGGATGAAGTAAAGGCGGGCGACCTTCTTTTTGAGTTGGATGACAGTACTTATCAGGCAAATGTCCGGCAAATTGAACTTAATCTGAGTCAGGCAAGGCTTACATACGAAAAGGTACAAAAGGAAATAGCAAATCTTAATATGGTTGCACCCTTCAGCGGAAGAGTAACATCCATATCTGTAAAGGAAGGGGACTCAGTTTCATCAAATACTGCAGTGTTAACATTGATAGATGAATCAAAACTTAAAATAACACTCCCTTTCAGGAATACTGCTATAGAGAAAATACAGATAGGTGAGAGGGCGTCGGTTTATCTAAAAGATACTATGGAGGTAGTATATGGTACGGTAACATATGTTGAAGAAAAACCGTATTCTATGACAAACGGAGGATTGGCATGCAATGTAGAAATAACGTTAGATAATCCCGGTGCGCTGGAAGAAGGGATTATAGCCAGTGCACAAATTGAAACAGGAGGAGATGCAATATCCAGCCTTGAAAGCGGGACGTTGGTATATATAAACAAAACAGTAATGAAAGCTGAAACCAGTGGAACCGTAAAAGAAATACCAGTAAGGGACGGCCAGTTTGTCAACAGCGGGACAACACTTGTGGTTTTTGAAAATGATGAACTAATCTTGAACAGAGAATCAAATAGCCTTAAGGTTAACGATTTAGAGAAACAGTTGGAAGAAGCCCGGAAACAACTTGGTAACTGCAAAATATATGCGCCGATTGACGGTGTCATTATCGACCAAAAGGAGCTTGTAGAAGGGGATCAGGTAAAGATAGGAGAAGTTTTGTGTTCGGTTATTAATCTTAATAATATTGAATTTGAAATATCTGTTGATGAACTTGATATTCCAAGGATAGCAGTCGGACAAAAAGTAGATGTAACTGTCGACGCAATAGCTGAAAACTCAGGACAGAGTTTTACCGGCGTTGTAAAGAAGATTGCTTCTCAGGGTTCAACACAAGGGGGAGTCACAACATACCCTGTTACCATAGAAATATCGGATCCAAAGGGAATCAAGGAAGGTATGAATTGCAACGCAAGCATATTTGTTATTGAAAAAAATAATATTTTGTATATTCCTATAGAAGCTGTTACCAACATTGGAGGAAGGGCAATGGTATTCGTTAGAAATGATGGACAGTTGCAGCAAAGTGCTGTAGTACCCGGCGATTTCATGCAAGGTAATCAAGGTAATTGGGGGAGTAGGAGAGGGCTGCAGGGAAGTAACCAGGGAAGCAGCCAGGCAAATAACCAGGGAGGCAGCGAGGCAAGCAGCCAGGAAAGCAACGTAGAAGAAAGGTCTACTGATTCAAGGTTTGCAAATCGCATTGCAAACCAGAACCCAAACCAGGCATTCAACAGTTCCGATAATCAAAATGACAACCAAAATGACCAAAATAATGTTAGAAGTAACAACCGTACAGGTGAAGGAGCTTCTGCTTTAATGGAGAATTTTCTAAGGAGAAATACCACATTGGATCCAAGAATTGCCGATTATTACAAGGATGCAGTACCTGTATTTATTCAGACGGGTGTAAACAACGAAACATATATTGAAGTAGTAAGCGGACTCCAGGAAGGAGATGAGGTAATTCTCCCGCCTATATTCCAGTCACAGAACTCTTCCGGTTCTAAAACTACAAATCCCATGGGAGGCTTTGGCGGTTTCGGCGGCTTCGGTGGCGGGTCTACGGTGGTGCCGGGAGGTACCGGAGGTACCGGAGGAAGAAACTTTCAAGTGCCCAATGTTCGTGATAACCAGGGTTCCGGCACAAGAACGAACTGA
- a CDS encoding glycerol-3-phosphate responsive antiterminator: MNKSNTLSELIGKIEENPVIAAIRKDEDIEYAVNMPITTIFLLRADIFSIERNVQRIKENNKNVFIHIELLEGLGKDNRAIDYIAEVIKPSGIITTRTSQVKYAEEKGICTIQRFFLVDSQSYETAIKSVHLIKPDMVEIMPAVMPEIINRFCRDVSLPVIAGGLIDSKEDIIGALKAGALGISTGKKELWGL; encoded by the coding sequence ATGAATAAATCAAACACTTTAAGTGAATTGATCGGAAAAATTGAAGAAAATCCGGTTATTGCCGCTATAAGGAAAGATGAGGATATTGAGTATGCCGTTAATATGCCTATAACGACAATTTTTCTTCTTAGAGCGGATATTTTTAGTATAGAAAGAAATGTACAGAGAATCAAAGAGAATAATAAAAATGTGTTTATCCATATTGAACTATTGGAAGGACTTGGTAAGGATAACAGGGCTATAGATTATATAGCAGAAGTTATAAAGCCCAGTGGTATAATTACTACCAGGACAAGCCAGGTAAAGTATGCAGAGGAGAAAGGCATATGTACAATTCAGCGTTTTTTTCTGGTAGATAGCCAATCTTATGAAACAGCAATTAAATCCGTCCACTTGATAAAGCCTGATATGGTAGAGATTATGCCTGCAGTAATGCCTGAAATTATCAATCGTTTTTGCAGAGATGTATCCCTACCGGTTATTGCAGGTGGTTTGATTGATAGTAAAGAGGATATAATTGGTGCCCTTAAAGCAGGTGCATTGGGAATCTCTACAGGCAAAAAAGAGCTTTGGGGGTTGTAA
- a CDS encoding ABC transporter ATP-binding protein, with the protein MLIDICNVSKIYQMGKNKVNALKNVSLQIGSGELVAIIGPSGSGKTTLMNILGCLDTPTEGTYKLNGRGVINMTDSQLADIRNRTIGFVFQSFNLLQRLTALENVELPLIYRGMGARERHRRALAALESVGLADRVHHKPSELSGGQQQRVAIARALVSEAPIILADEPTGNLDTHSGAEILRILKELNNNGSTVILITHDNNIASNAKRIVRLQDGEIIEDKEVN; encoded by the coding sequence ATGCTAATAGATATATGCAATGTAAGTAAAATTTATCAGATGGGTAAGAACAAGGTCAATGCTCTTAAGAATGTCAGCCTTCAGATTGGTTCGGGGGAATTAGTAGCTATCATAGGGCCTTCAGGTTCAGGAAAGACGACATTAATGAACATATTGGGCTGTCTTGATACTCCTACCGAGGGCACATATAAGTTGAATGGAAGGGGAGTCATCAATATGACCGACAGCCAGCTGGCAGATATACGCAACAGGACAATAGGATTTGTCTTTCAAAGCTTTAATTTGCTACAAAGACTTACAGCACTCGAAAATGTTGAACTTCCACTAATATATAGAGGAATGGGGGCAAGGGAGAGGCATAGGAGAGCTTTAGCGGCATTAGAAAGCGTCGGCCTTGCAGACAGGGTCCACCACAAGCCTTCCGAGCTTTCCGGAGGGCAGCAGCAAAGGGTTGCCATTGCCCGGGCTCTTGTAAGTGAAGCACCAATTATATTGGCAGATGAGCCTACAGGTAACCTTGACACCCACTCAGGTGCAGAAATTTTACGGATATTAAAAGAATTAAATAACAATGGAAGTACGGTTATTTTGATTACCCATGATAACAATATTGCAAGTAATGCAAAAAGAATTGTTAGGTTACAGGACGGAGAAATTATTGAAGACAAGGAGGTGAACTGA
- a CDS encoding ATP-binding protein: MERLIMKDLLKWKNSRHRKPLILKGVRQVGKTWALKEFARRYYKNIAYFNFDEHPEYKQFFENTKDVERILQNLMMASGQTIKPDKPEDTLIVFDEIQECFNALNTLKYFCENTPHYHVACAGSLLGIALSKPASFPVGKVDFLEIGPMTFIEFLMANGDGNLAAYMDSLDRIEAVPDAFFNPLYEKLKMYFVTGGMPESVRSWTEDRDVELMQQVLSNILGAYERDFAKHPDPKDFPKISLIWKSIPSQLARENKKFIYKAVKEGARAREYEDALQWLCDANLTYKIYRSSAPGLPISAYDDLSAFKLYMVDVGLLRRLSLLAPSAFSEGNRLFVEFKGALSENYVLQALRNQFEAMPRYWAMDNPRYEVDFLIQRENDILPVEVKSESNVESRSLKKFKEKYGDKVKLRVRFSLNNLRLDDDLLNIPMFMADYADKLIGMALKQLEI, from the coding sequence GTGGAAAGGCTGATCATGAAGGATTTGCTGAAGTGGAAAAACTCCAGGCACCGCAAGCCACTGATTTTGAAAGGCGTGCGCCAAGTGGGCAAGACATGGGCGCTCAAGGAGTTTGCCAGGCGTTATTATAAAAATATTGCGTATTTCAACTTTGACGAACACCCGGAATACAAGCAGTTTTTTGAAAACACAAAGGATGTCGAACGCATCCTGCAAAACCTGATGATGGCAAGCGGTCAGACAATCAAGCCGGATAAGCCTGAGGATACGCTCATTGTTTTCGATGAGATTCAGGAATGTTTTAATGCTTTGAATACGCTCAAATACTTCTGCGAAAACACGCCGCACTATCATGTGGCCTGCGCCGGTTCACTTTTGGGCATTGCCTTGTCAAAGCCGGCCTCTTTTCCTGTCGGCAAGGTGGACTTTTTGGAAATAGGGCCTATGACCTTTATCGAATTTTTAATGGCCAACGGCGACGGCAATCTTGCTGCCTATATGGACAGCTTGGACAGGATTGAGGCTGTTCCGGATGCATTCTTCAATCCACTTTATGAAAAGCTCAAAATGTATTTTGTGACCGGCGGGATGCCTGAGTCTGTCAGGTCCTGGACGGAAGACCGGGACGTCGAGCTGATGCAGCAGGTGCTTTCCAATATCCTGGGGGCATACGAGAGGGATTTTGCCAAGCATCCGGACCCTAAGGATTTCCCCAAGATATCATTGATTTGGAAGTCAATACCCTCCCAGCTTGCCAGGGAAAACAAAAAATTCATTTATAAGGCTGTCAAGGAAGGGGCCCGGGCCAGAGAATACGAGGACGCACTGCAATGGCTTTGCGATGCTAACCTGACTTATAAGATATACCGCAGCAGCGCGCCGGGGCTGCCCATTTCTGCTTATGACGATTTGTCTGCCTTCAAGCTTTATATGGTGGACGTGGGGCTGCTGCGACGTTTGTCCCTTTTGGCGCCTTCCGCTTTCAGCGAAGGCAACCGCCTGTTCGTTGAGTTTAAGGGGGCGCTCAGCGAGAATTATGTGCTGCAGGCTCTGAGAAACCAGTTTGAAGCAATGCCGCGATATTGGGCAATGGACAATCCCCGGTATGAAGTGGATTTTCTGATTCAGAGAGAAAACGATATTTTGCCCGTAGAGGTAAAATCGGAGAGCAATGTGGAAAGCAGAAGTTTGAAGAAGTTTAAAGAGAAATACGGTGACAAGGTCAAGCTGCGTGTCCGATTTTCACTGAACAATCTGCGGCTGGACGATGATCTGCTGAATATCCCGATGTTCATGGCCGATTATGCGGATAAACTCATCGGGATGGCATTGAAGCAGTTGGAAATCTAA
- a CDS encoding ABC transporter permease: MAIKSIMGSKLRSFLTMLGVIIGVGAVIAAVALAQGTTKGITDTVQSLGTNLIQITITGRNSSRDITYVDLKEFADQNSDYILALSPQVSGSFTVKVGRTSRTVSVIGTSPEYEIVRNRHVQSGRFILQYDVDFRQKVAVIGTAVAKTLFKDLDPIGESIKIDGQLFKIVGILEEIDGGQEQSNDDQIIIPVTTAQRFMRNATIRNFALEVTKPEYVEGVMEMINSLLSQYYRDNTFYRVFNQAQMLSTLGTVTGMMMIVLGGIATISLVVGGIGIMNIMLVSVTERTREIGIRKAVGAKKRNILVQFLIEALMVTGIGGILGVILGICVIRFILGGFNIVPEVYSIPWIIFSFGISIIVGIIFGIFPAYKAANLNPIEALRYE; encoded by the coding sequence ATGGCGATAAAGAGTATCATGGGAAGTAAACTGAGATCGTTTCTTACAATGCTCGGAGTTATTATCGGTGTCGGGGCAGTTATCGCAGCAGTGGCATTAGCCCAGGGGACCACAAAAGGTATTACTGATACTGTCCAATCCCTGGGGACCAACTTAATCCAGATTACCATCACGGGAAGGAATAGCAGCAGGGATATTACATATGTAGATTTAAAGGAATTTGCCGATCAAAATTCTGATTATATATTGGCGTTGTCACCACAAGTTTCAGGCAGCTTTACGGTAAAAGTGGGAAGAACAAGCCGAACAGTGAGTGTAATAGGGACAAGTCCGGAATATGAAATTGTAAGAAATAGGCATGTCCAGAGCGGAAGATTTATTTTGCAGTATGATGTTGATTTCAGGCAAAAGGTTGCAGTTATAGGAACCGCTGTTGCAAAAACTCTATTTAAAGATTTAGACCCTATTGGCGAAAGTATAAAAATAGACGGGCAACTATTCAAAATAGTTGGAATTCTCGAGGAAATAGACGGAGGACAGGAACAATCAAACGATGACCAGATCATAATTCCTGTTACTACAGCGCAGAGGTTTATGAGAAATGCAACAATAAGGAACTTTGCTCTTGAAGTAACAAAACCGGAGTATGTAGAAGGTGTAATGGAAATGATCAATTCGCTCTTATCACAGTATTATAGGGATAACACTTTTTACAGGGTATTTAATCAAGCACAAATGCTATCTACGCTTGGTACGGTTACTGGTATGATGATGATAGTATTGGGCGGAATAGCAACTATTTCTTTGGTGGTAGGAGGCATTGGAATAATGAATATAATGCTGGTATCGGTCACTGAAAGGACAAGGGAAATAGGGATACGAAAAGCAGTAGGAGCGAAAAAAAGAAATATCCTTGTACAGTTTTTAATAGAAGCGCTTATGGTTACAGGAATTGGAGGCATTTTAGGCGTCATTTTGGGAATTTGCGTTATCCGGTTTATATTAGGAGGGTTTAATATTGTACCGGAAGTATATTCTATTCCATGGATTATATTTTCTTTTGGAATATCTATTATTGTGGGTATTATATTTGGAATATTCCCGGCCTATAAAGCCGCCAACCTCAACCCCATAGAGGCCCTAAGGTATGAATAA
- a CDS encoding sporulation transcriptional regulator SpoIIID — translation MKEYIEERAIELAHFIIENKSTVRAAAKKFGISKSTVHTVLRIGVGCTGCLSTPPERMKCIVWNDSR, via the coding sequence TTGAAGGAATATATTGAAGAAAGAGCCATTGAATTGGCACATTTTATTATCGAAAACAAAAGTACCGTCAGGGCTGCAGCCAAAAAGTTCGGAATCTCTAAATCTACTGTACATACCGTGTTAAGAATTGGTGTCGGTTGCACTGGGTGTTTGAGTACGCCGCCTGAGAGGATGAAATGTATTGTATGGAATGATAGTAGATGA